TCCAAAGGCGGAGGCTTGGCATCGAGCTTCGCTTCGTCGAACCAGATTATGGGAGCCCCCAAGACGGCCGACTTCCTCGAAAAAGCCACTTGGACGCTCGCCGGCATCGTTATCGTACTGAGCATCGTCGCCGCCGCTTTCTTGCCCAACCACAACACCGGCGCCACCTCGGAAATCAAAGATGCCATCAACACCGAAATTCCGATGCCCAACTTCGAGACCCAAGTACCCGTGACTCCCGAAGCTCCCGCAGCCGGAGAAAACGCAGCTCAATAAAATCGCTACGACTTCATAACTCAAACGAATACG
This portion of the Candidatus Caccoplasma merdavium genome encodes:
- the secG gene encoding preprotein translocase subunit SecG, whose translation is MYVFITVLILIAAVCLILIVLVQNSKGGGLASSFASSNQIMGAPKTADFLEKATWTLAGIVIVLSIVAAAFLPNHNTGATSEIKDAINTEIPMPNFETQVPVTPEAPAAGENAAQ